The proteins below are encoded in one region of Silene latifolia isolate original U9 population chromosome 2, ASM4854445v1, whole genome shotgun sequence:
- the LOC141630979 gene encoding uncharacterized protein LOC141630979, with translation MATPNASASTSSTPLSNVSWLRSFMDRCKLEKNGSNFADWDAQLRLAAQGDDKLRYLTEASPTEPPNTRSAARQSYEDYQKESAAMKNVLIFAMEAELQRSAIKISTAHEIYMKLVNMFSRAPRVIQYEAASAFFDLNIKEGQKVSPHVLKLIEHVETLKSHKVEIPDELVIDRILHSLSKIKAYVQFRVNFNMQDKKVSLDELHKMLVQAERDMGLSVSTTKDVLNVNQKSKKTFKKSGKKGKKRTPNRNSAKTYEASTSKPKYSAPSGDKCHYCCGVGHWKRNCSKYLGDIKAGKVTPVGPPPSKDKGKEKQA, from the exons atggcaactccaaacgcgtccgcatccactagttccaccccgctttccaatgtgtcatggctccgatccttcatggatcgatgtaagttagaaaagaatgggtccaatttcgccgattgggatgcacaacttcgcttggccgcgcaaggtgacgacaagcttcgttaccttaccgaggcatctcccaccgaaccaccTAATACTAGGTCCGCCGCTAGGCAATCCTATGAggattaccaaaaggagtcggctgcaatgaaaaatgtattgatctttgctatggaggccgaactccaaagaagtgctataaagattagcaccgctcatgagatctacatgaagcttgtgaacatgttttcacgagctcctagggtcattcaatatgaggcggcttccgcattctttgatcttaacatcaaagagggccaaaaggtgagtccacatgtgctcaagttgatagagcatgttgagaccttgaaatcacataaggtggaaattcccgatgaactcgtgattgatcgaattcttcattccctaagcaaaatcaaagcatatgttcaattccgggtgaattttaatatgcaagataagaaggtttcccttgatgagttgcacaaaatgcttgtgcaagccgaaagggacatggggctaagtgttagcaccaccaaagatgtgctcaatgtcaatcagaAGAGCAAGAAAACCTTCAAGAAAagcgggaaaaagggaaagaagcgaactcccaacaggaactcagctaagacttatgaagcaagcacctccaagcccaagtacagtgccccctccggggacaagtgccactattgttgtggagttgggcattggaagagaaactgttccaaatatcttggcgacatcaaagctggaaaggttactccagtag ggccccctcctagcaaggacaaaggcaaggagaagcaagcctag